In a genomic window of Streptomyces sp. NBC_01231:
- a CDS encoding DUF4328 domain-containing protein translates to MNDQTVQPSNSPSDPSALRPVLWTARCAVAALALTGVAWLARAVWEIRLAVEGQPASGPPDQGGGDHRKLTSLEDAYHIVNTLGSATAVLCALLFLSWLWRARDNARALSGERPRYSAIWVYLGWILPLANLWVPRGLVVDIHRASAPGRRLPRSVNWWWGLWLIGLAGGVGLMYADDTDEIIARAYTDVWMLLAADAAIVGAAVAAVFVVRAITAVQLERMTGAGRA, encoded by the coding sequence GTGAATGATCAAACGGTGCAGCCCTCCAACTCCCCCTCCGATCCCTCCGCCCTGCGGCCGGTCCTGTGGACGGCGCGCTGTGCCGTCGCGGCCCTCGCCCTCACCGGGGTCGCCTGGCTGGCCCGGGCGGTGTGGGAGATACGCCTCGCGGTGGAGGGACAGCCGGCGTCCGGACCGCCGGACCAGGGTGGCGGCGACCACCGGAAGCTGACCTCGCTGGAGGACGCCTACCACATCGTCAACACCCTGGGCAGCGCCACCGCCGTGCTCTGCGCGCTCCTGTTCCTGTCCTGGCTGTGGCGCGCACGCGACAACGCCCGCGCCCTGTCGGGCGAACGGCCCCGCTACTCCGCGATCTGGGTGTACCTGGGCTGGATCCTGCCCCTCGCCAACCTCTGGGTCCCGCGGGGCCTCGTCGTCGACATCCACCGCGCGAGCGCGCCCGGCAGGCGGCTTCCGAGGTCGGTGAACTGGTGGTGGGGCCTGTGGCTGATCGGTCTGGCCGGCGGCGTCGGCCTCATGTACGCCGACGACACGGACGAGATCATCGCCCGCGCCTACACCGACGTATGGATGCTCCTGGCCGCCGACGCGGCGATCGTCGGCGCGGCCGTGGCGGCCGTCTTCGTGGTCCGCGCGATCACGGCGGTGCAGCTCGAGCGGATGACGGGGGCGGGCAGGGCCTGA
- a CDS encoding TerD family protein, whose protein sequence is MYEMVKGANVGLTALSENVDSVIASLGWASSTGEGDADVSVMLLGEHAKVRSDSDFYFYNNPVATDGSVQLLGKKPAGEGSEDRICFDLTAIPADVGRIVVAASRYEGARFGELDDLRVTLADGSGEDLLRFAIEDAGAVSAFIFGELYRREGEWKFRAVGQGYASGLAGLATDFGVDIEDDAGDEAAAVDEADEVEDVEVKATVGAAAGGGTSAASETAAHTGLPSRPEPASDAGPPSHPGLATEPGFTAVEQQARATLDALAAPRRSDEDTSAAKKASARPRTAKKKIVLPKAVTKSLAENESWKEARLFPVPVLKSDRDRETRATSVLLSVMAQVPEFGRRLTAAFGAPAGRMETFTEVTLAHGDTPRRPDGVIRVERAGKLWTALVETKTNGNALKADQVQAYMDIAARRGYEAVITLSNDVALEGSPLVDVKIDGRRKHKVALRHLSWAEVAHQAQLLIRHEGVGNSAHAWLLQELLHYLQHENSGCHGFQNMGAAWVPVRKGIDDETLCQGDPRALEVVESWERLIRQVCLRMGGELGQKMLPVRRARRGTDPAARRARMADELCLAGRLHSELRIEGTPGVLALTADLRTGKLRTSVEIPAPDQGYPLTWVKRLVKRLSQAPADLHVETLVDGDTGGPRGTLERLRPEPADLLPRNGTEITGFRLSLFKSMGNTRGNTESSFIRSVDDAVQRFYATVVTDLDRPASPRA, encoded by the coding sequence GTGTACGAGATGGTCAAGGGCGCGAACGTCGGCCTGACGGCGCTGAGCGAGAACGTCGACTCCGTCATCGCGAGCCTGGGGTGGGCCAGTTCGACGGGTGAGGGTGACGCGGACGTCTCCGTCATGCTGCTGGGCGAGCACGCGAAGGTGCGCAGCGACAGCGACTTCTACTTCTACAACAACCCGGTCGCCACCGACGGCAGCGTGCAGCTTCTGGGCAAGAAGCCCGCCGGCGAGGGCAGCGAGGACCGCATCTGCTTCGACCTCACGGCGATCCCGGCCGACGTCGGACGGATCGTCGTCGCCGCGAGCCGGTACGAGGGTGCGCGCTTCGGCGAACTGGACGATCTGCGCGTGACGTTGGCCGACGGCTCCGGCGAGGACCTGCTGAGGTTCGCGATCGAGGACGCCGGAGCGGTGAGCGCGTTCATCTTCGGCGAGCTGTACCGGCGTGAGGGCGAGTGGAAGTTCCGGGCCGTCGGACAGGGCTACGCCAGCGGCCTTGCCGGACTGGCGACGGACTTCGGGGTCGACATCGAGGATGACGCCGGGGACGAGGCGGCGGCGGTCGATGAGGCCGACGAGGTCGAGGACGTCGAGGTGAAAGCTACGGTCGGTGCGGCGGCTGGGGGTGGGACTTCGGCCGCCAGTGAGACCGCTGCGCACACCGGGCTCCCCTCGCGACCCGAGCCTGCCTCGGACGCCGGGCCTCCCTCGCACCCCGGTCTCGCGACGGAGCCCGGCTTCACGGCCGTGGAACAACAGGCGCGGGCCACGCTGGACGCCCTCGCCGCTCCCCGCCGCTCGGACGAGGACACTTCGGCGGCGAAGAAGGCGTCCGCACGCCCCCGTACCGCCAAGAAGAAGATCGTCCTGCCCAAGGCGGTGACAAAGTCCCTCGCGGAGAACGAGTCCTGGAAGGAGGCTCGCCTCTTCCCGGTTCCCGTGCTCAAGAGCGACCGCGACCGCGAGACACGCGCCACGTCCGTGCTGCTGTCGGTGATGGCGCAGGTACCGGAGTTCGGCAGACGGCTCACGGCGGCCTTCGGTGCCCCCGCGGGACGAATGGAGACGTTCACCGAGGTCACGTTGGCGCACGGCGACACACCACGGCGCCCGGACGGTGTGATCCGCGTGGAGCGGGCCGGCAAGCTGTGGACGGCGCTGGTGGAGACGAAGACCAACGGCAACGCGCTGAAGGCCGACCAGGTGCAGGCGTACATGGACATCGCCGCACGACGGGGCTACGAGGCCGTGATCACGCTGTCGAACGACGTCGCCCTGGAAGGCAGCCCGCTGGTCGACGTCAAGATCGACGGCAGGCGCAAGCACAAGGTGGCGCTCCGGCACCTGTCCTGGGCCGAAGTCGCCCACCAGGCGCAGCTGTTGATCAGGCACGAGGGCGTCGGCAACAGCGCGCACGCCTGGCTGCTCCAGGAGCTCCTGCACTACCTCCAGCACGAGAACTCCGGCTGCCACGGCTTCCAGAACATGGGCGCGGCCTGGGTCCCCGTACGCAAGGGAATCGACGACGAGACCCTGTGCCAGGGCGACCCCCGCGCGCTGGAGGTCGTCGAGAGCTGGGAGCGGCTGATCCGTCAGGTCTGTCTGCGCATGGGCGGTGAACTCGGCCAGAAGATGCTCCCCGTACGACGCGCGAGGCGCGGCACGGACCCGGCGGCCCGGCGGGCTCGGATGGCGGACGAGCTGTGCCTGGCGGGGAGGCTGCACTCGGAGCTGCGGATCGAGGGCACGCCCGGTGTCCTCGCCCTCACCGCCGACCTGCGCACCGGGAAGCTCCGCACCTCCGTCGAGATTCCCGCCCCCGACCAGGGCTACCCCCTGACCTGGGTCAAGCGCCTCGTCAAACGCCTCTCCCAGGCACCGGCGGACCTCCACGTCGAAACGCTGGTCGACGGCGACACGGGCGGCCCCCGCGGCACCCTGGAACGCCTGCGCCCGGAACCGGCGGACCTGCTCCCCAGGAACGGCACGGAGATCACCGGCTTCCGCCTGTCCCTCTTCAAGAGCATGGGCAACACCCGCGGCAACACGGAGTCGAGCTTCATCCGCAGCGTCGACGACGCGGTGCAGCGCTTTTACGCGACAGTGGTGACGGATCTGGACCGTCCCGCTTCGCCCCGCGCCTGA